The proteins below come from a single Melitaea cinxia chromosome 9, ilMelCinx1.1, whole genome shotgun sequence genomic window:
- the LOC123656471 gene encoding acyl carrier protein, mitochondrial isoform X3: MAAANIVRSAFNGLLRKSTTYKAPVVCRLSTVVLQQKYHTVKAITRAYNIQQIQNGVECQRKREYATGPVHKITQKEIEERVMKVCKAYDKLVSAQNRKIMVRNYSAGPPLSLELIRDRVILVLQLYDKINPEKLSLESHFVNDLGLDSLDHVEIIMAMEDEFGFEIPDADAERLLKPKDIVQYIADKEDIYE, from the exons ATGGCTGCAGCGAATATTGTTCGAAGTGCTTTTAATGGATTATTAAGAAAATCCACAACGTACAAAGCTCCTGTAGTATGTAGATTATCCACCGTAGTGTTGCAACAAAAATATCATACAGTTAAAGCGATCACAAGGGCATATAATATTCAGCAGATACAGAATGGG GTTGAATGTCAGCGTAAACGAGAATACGCCACCGGGCCTGTGCATAAGATAACGCAGAAGGAGATCGAAGAGAGAGTGATGAAAGTGTGCAAGGCTTACGACAAACTGGTTTCAGCTCAG aATCGGAAAATCATGGTACGCAACTACAGCGCCGGGCCTCCGCTTTCACTTGAACTTATTAGAGATAGGGTGATCTTAGTCCTTCAgttatatgacaaaattaacCCTGAAAAG ttgTCTCTGGAATCCCACTTTGTAAATGATTTGGGTCTCGACTCCTTAGATCATGTTGAAATTATCATGGCGATGGAGGATGAATTTGGTTTCGAAATACCCGATGCGGATGCAGAGAGGCTTCTTAAACCTAAAGATATAGTTCAATATATTGCGGACAAAGAAGacatttatgaataa
- the LOC123656471 gene encoding acyl carrier protein, mitochondrial isoform X2 has translation MAAANIVRSAFNGLLRKSTTYKAPVVCRLSTVVLQQKYHTVKAITRAYNIQQIQNGNRKIMVRNYSAGPPLSLELIRDRVILVLQLYDKINPEKLSLESHFVNDLGLDSLDHVEIIMAMEDEFGFEIPDADAERLLKPKDIVQYIADKEDIYE, from the exons ATGGCTGCAGCGAATATTGTTCGAAGTGCTTTTAATGGATTATTAAGAAAATCCACAACGTACAAAGCTCCTGTAGTATGTAGATTATCCACCGTAGTGTTGCAACAAAAATATCATACAGTTAAAGCGATCACAAGGGCATATAATATTCAGCAGATACAGAATGGG aATCGGAAAATCATGGTACGCAACTACAGCGCCGGGCCTCCGCTTTCACTTGAACTTATTAGAGATAGGGTGATCTTAGTCCTTCAgttatatgacaaaattaacCCTGAAAAG ttgTCTCTGGAATCCCACTTTGTAAATGATTTGGGTCTCGACTCCTTAGATCATGTTGAAATTATCATGGCGATGGAGGATGAATTTGGTTTCGAAATACCCGATGCGGATGCAGAGAGGCTTCTTAAACCTAAAGATATAGTTCAATATATTGCGGACAAAGAAGacatttatgaataa
- the LOC123656471 gene encoding acyl carrier protein, mitochondrial isoform X1, giving the protein MAAANIVRSAFNGLLRKSTTYKAPVVCRLSTVVLQQKYHTVKAITRAYNIQQIQNGVECQRKREYATGPVHKITQKEIEERVMKVCKAYDKLVSAQLSLESHFVNDLGLDSLDHVEIIMAMEDEFGFEIPDADAERLLKPKDIVQYIADKEDIYE; this is encoded by the exons ATGGCTGCAGCGAATATTGTTCGAAGTGCTTTTAATGGATTATTAAGAAAATCCACAACGTACAAAGCTCCTGTAGTATGTAGATTATCCACCGTAGTGTTGCAACAAAAATATCATACAGTTAAAGCGATCACAAGGGCATATAATATTCAGCAGATACAGAATGGG GTTGAATGTCAGCGTAAACGAGAATACGCCACCGGGCCTGTGCATAAGATAACGCAGAAGGAGATCGAAGAGAGAGTGATGAAAGTGTGCAAGGCTTACGACAAACTGGTTTCAGCTCAG ttgTCTCTGGAATCCCACTTTGTAAATGATTTGGGTCTCGACTCCTTAGATCATGTTGAAATTATCATGGCGATGGAGGATGAATTTGGTTTCGAAATACCCGATGCGGATGCAGAGAGGCTTCTTAAACCTAAAGATATAGTTCAATATATTGCGGACAAAGAAGacatttatgaataa